Proteins from a genomic interval of Eulemur rufifrons isolate Redbay chromosome 10, OSU_ERuf_1, whole genome shotgun sequence:
- the PCDH12 gene encoding protocadherin-12 has protein sequence MMQLLRLLLGLLGPGSYLFLSGDCQEVATLTVKYQVSEEVPSGTVIGKLSRELGREERHGQAGAAFQVLQLPQALPIQVGSEDGLLSTGRRLDREQLCRQWDPCLVSFDVLATGDLALIHVEIQVLDINDHQPQFPKGEQELEISESASLRTRIPLDRALDPDTGPNTLHSYILSPSEHFALDVIVGPDETKHAELVVVKELDREIHSSFDLVLTAYDNGNPPKSGTSLVKVNVLDSNDNSPVFAESSLALEIQEDAAPGTLLINLTATDPDQGPNGEVEFFLSKHVPPEVLDTFSIDAKTGQVILRRSLDYEKNPAYEVDVQARDLGPNPIPAHCKVLIKVLDVNDNAPSIHITWASQPSLVSEALPKDSFIALVMADDLDSGNNGLVHCWLSQELGHFRLKRTNGNTYMLLTNATLDREQWPKYTLTLLAQDQGLQPLSAKKQLSIQISDANDNAPVFEKSRYEVSTRENNLPSLHLITLKAHDADLGVNRKISYRIQHSPVSHLVAIDPDTGEVTAQRSLDYEEMADFEFRVIAEDRGQPQLASSVSVRVSLLDANDNAPEVIQPVLSDGKASLSVLVNASTGHLLVPIESPSGLGPAGADTPPLATPSSQLFLLATIVARDADSGANGELLYSIRRGNEAHLFILSPQLGQLFVNTTNASSLTGSEWELEIVVEDRGSPPLQTRALLKVMFVTSVDHLRDSAREPGVLSTSVLTVTCLAALLGIFGLILALFMSICRTEKKDNRAYNCREAESTYRHQPKRPQKHIQKTDIHLVPVLRGQAGEPGEVGQSHKDSGKEAMMEAGWDPCLQAPFHLTPTLYRTLRNQGNQGSLAENHEVLQDTVNLLFNHPRQRNASRENLNLPEPQPATGQPRPRALKVAGSPTGRPAGDQGSEEAPQSPPASSATLRRQRNLNGKVSPEKESGPRQILRSLVRLSVAAFAERNPVEELTVDSPPVQQISQLLSLLHQGQFQPKPNHRGNKYLAKPGGGRSAISDTDGPGARAGGQAEPEQEEGPLDPEEDLSVKRLLEEELSSLLDPHTGLALDRLSAPDPAWMARLSLPLTTNYRDNVISPDAAASEEPRTFQTFGKAAGPELSPTGTRLASTFLSEMSSLLEMLLEQRSGVPVEAASEALRRLSVCGRTLSLDLATSGASGSEAQGGPGGKSGADGRSGSCSSSRCL, from the exons ATGATGCAACTTCTGCGACTTCTTCTGGGGCTTTTGGGGCCAGGCAGCTACTTGTTCCTTTCAGGGGATTGTCAGGAGGTGGCCACGCTCACGGTGAAATACCAAGTGTCGGAGGAAGTGCCGTCTGGCACAGTGATAGGGAAGCTGTCCCGGGAACTGGGCCGGGAGGAGAGGCACGGGCAGGCGGGGGCTGCCTTCCAGGTCTTGCAGCTGCCTCAGGCACTCCCCATTCAGGTGGGCTCCGAGGACGGCTTGCTCAGCACGGGGAGGCGGCTGGATCGAGAGCAGCTATGCCGACAGTGGGATCCCTGCCTGGTTTCCTTTGACGTGCTTGCCACAGGGGATTTGGCTCTGATCCACGTGGAGATCCAAGTGCTGGACATCAATGACCACCAGCCACAGTTTCCCAAAGGCGAGCAGGAGCTGGAAATCTCTGAGAGTGCCTCTCTGCGCACCCGGATCCCCTTGGACAGAGCTCTTGACCCCGACACAGGCCCTAATACGCTGCACTCCTACATCCTGTCCCCCAGCGAGCACTTTGCCTTAGATGTCATTGTGGGGCCTGATGAGACCAAACATGCAGAACTCGTGGTGGTGAAGGAGCTGGACCGGGAAATCCACTCATCTTTTGACCTGGTGTTAACCGCTTATGACAATGGGAATCCCCCCAAGTCAGGCACCAGCTTGGTCAAGGTCAACGTCCTAGATTCCAATGACAACAGCCCTGTGTTTGCCGAGAGTTCGCTGGCACTAGAAATCCAAGAAGATGCCGCCCCTGGTACTCTCCTCATAAACCTGACCGCCACGGACCCTGACCAAGGCCCCAACGGGGAGGTGGAGTTCTTCCTCAGTAAGCACGTGCCTCCAGAGGTGCTAGACACCTTCAGTATTGACGCCAAGACAGGCCAGGTCATTCTGCGCCGATCCCTAGACTACGAGAAGAATCCTGCGTATGAGGTAGATGTCCAGGCAAGAGACCTGGGTCCCAACCCCATCCCAGCCCACTGCAAAGTTCTCATCAAGGTTCTGGATGTTAATGACAATGCCCCAAGCATCCACATCACATGGGCCTCCCAGCCATCCCTGGTGTCAGAAGCTCTTCCCAAGGACAGTTTTATTGCTCTAGTCATGGCAGACGACTTGGACTCAGGAAACAATGGTCTGGTCCACTGTTGGCTGAGCCAAGAGCTGGGCCACTTCAGGCTGAAAAGGACTAATGGCAACACATACATGTTGCTAACCAATGCCACACTGGACAGAGAGCAGTGGCCCAAATATACGCTCACTCTGTTAGCCCAAGACCAAGGACTCCAGCCTTTATCAGCCAAGAAACAGCTCAGCATTCAGATCAGTGATGCCAATGACAATGCACCCGTGTTTGAGAAAAGCAGGTACGAGGTCTCCACTCGGGAAAACAACCTCCCCTCTCTTCACCTCATTACCCTCAAGGCTCACGATGCAGACTTGGGTGTTAATAGGAAGATCTCATACCGCATCCAGCACTCCCCAGTTTCTCACTTAGTAGCTATTGACCCTGACACGGGAGAGGTCACTGCTCAGAGGTCACTGGACTATGAAGAGATGGCTGATTTCGAGTTCCGGGTGATTGCGGAGGACAGGGGACAACCCCAGCTTGCATCCAGCGTCTCCGTACGGGTCAGCCTCTTGGATGCCAACGATAATGCCCCAGAGGTGATCCAGCCTGTGCTCAGCGATGGAAAAGCCAGCCTCTCAGTGCTTGTGAACGCCTCCACGGGCCACCTTCTGGTGCCCATTGAGTCTCCCAGTGGCCTGGGTCCAGCAGGGGCTGACACACCTCCACTGGCcactcccagctcccagctgttCCTTTTGGCAACCATTGTGGCAAGAGACGCAGACTCGGGGGCAAATGGAGAGCTCCTCTACAGCATCCGGCGTGGGAATGAAGCCCACCTCTTCATCCTCAGCCCCCAGCTGGGGCAGCTATTTGTCAACACCACCAATGCCAGCAGCCTTACTGGGAGCGAGTGGGAGCTGGAGATCGTGGTAGAGGACAGGGGCAGCCCCCCCTTGCAGACCCGAGCCCTGCTGAAGGTCATGTTTGTCACCAGCGTGGACCACCTGAGGGATTCGGCCCGTGAGCCTGGGGTCCTGAGCACGTCGGTGCTGACAGTGACATGCCTGGCTGCACTGCTGGGCATCTTTGGGTTGATCTTGGCTCTGTTCATGTCCATCTGCCGGACAGAGAAGAAGGACAATAGGGCCTACAACTGCCGGGAGGCCGAGTCCACCTACCGCCACCAGCCCAAGAGGCCCCAGAAACACATTCAGAAGACTGACATCCACCTGGTGCCTGTCCTCAGGGGTCAGGCGGGTGAGCCTGGCGAAGTCGGGCAGTCCCACAAAGACTCGGGCAAGGAGGCAATGATGGAAGCAGGCTGGGACCCCTGCCTGCAGGCTCCCTTTCATCTCACACCGACCCTGTACAGGACCCTGCGTAACCAAGGCAACCAGGGATCCCTGGCGGAGAACCACGAGGTGCTGCAGGACACCGTCAACCTCCTTTTCAACCACCCCCGGCAGAGGAACGCCTCCCGGGAGAACCTGAACCTTCCTGAGCCCCAGCCCGCCACCGGGCAGCCACGCCCGAGGGCCCTGAAGGTTGCGGGCAGCCCCACAGGGAGGCCGGCTGGCGACCAGGGCAGTGAGGAGGCCCCACAGAGCCCACCGGCCTCCTCTGCAACCCTGAGGCGGCAGCGAAATCTCAATGGCAAGGTGTCCCCTGAGAAAGAATCCGGCCCCCGTCAGATCCTGCGGAGCCTGGTCCGGCTGTCTGTGGCTGCCTTTGCGGAGCGGAACCCCGTGGAGGAGCTCACTGTGGATTCTCCCCCTGTTCAG CAAATCTCCCAGCTGCTGTCCTTGCTGCATCAGGGCCAATTCCAGCCCAAACCAAACCACCGGGGAAACAAGTATTTGGCCAAGCCAGGAGGCGGCAG GAGTGCAATCTCAGACACAGATGGCCCAGGTGCTAGGGCTGGTGGCCAAGCAGAACCAGAACAGGAGGAAGGGCCCTTGGACCCTGAAGAGGACCTCTCTGTGAAGCGGCTGCTAGAAGAAGAGCTGTCAAGCCTGCTGGACCCCCACACAG gcCTGGCCCTGGACCGGCTGAGCGCCCCCGACCCCGCCTGGATGGCGAGGCTGTCCTTGCCGCTCACCACCAACTACCGCGACAACGTGATCTCCCCGGATGCTGCAGCCTCGGAGGAGCCGCGGACCTTCCAGACGTTCGGCAAGGCGGCCGGGCCCGAGCTGAGCCCGACGGGCACGCGGCTGGCCAGCACCTTCCTGTCGGAGATGAGCTCGCTGTTGGAGATGCTGCTGGAGCAGCGCTCCGGCGTGCCCGTGGAGGCCGCCTCCGAGGCGCTGCGGCGCCTCTCCGTCTGCGGGAGGACCCTCAGTCTAGACCTGGCCACCAGCGGGGCCTCGGGCTCCGAAGCGCAGGGGGGCCCTGGCGGAAAGAGCGGAGCTGATGGCAGGAgcggcagctgcagcagcagcaggtgcctGTGA